From one Humulus lupulus chromosome 8, drHumLupu1.1, whole genome shotgun sequence genomic stretch:
- the LOC133798264 gene encoding cyclin-T1-5-like, translated as MAGDGSHHGTYEGGSNRHSQEKPEDGGRWYFSRKEIEENSPSRGDGVDLKKETYLRKSYCTFLQDLGMRLKVPQVTIATAIIFCHRFFLRQSHAKNDRRTIATVCMFLAGKVEETPRPLKDVILVSYEIINKKDPTAAQRIKQKEVYEQQKELILLGERVVLATLGFDLNVQHPYKPLVEAIKKFKVAQNALAQVAWNFVNDGLRTSLCLQFKPHHIAAGAIFLAAKFLKVKLPSDGEKVWWQEFDVTPRQLEEVSNQMLELYEQNRVPPSSDVEGSAASGVTHRAPVKATTSNEEHLTNNNHSHAGSTRPGVLKSGLSRPASELSQADNHGGPPRTTESRSNDYGNTEMKSGLDHKVDSEFRDNHHSESKHLPHQEKVGEGQTISRLGAEGAGEEDQQNNVGRSETREARELKDKHHGRNPENRQSTLGRSPQEALKIDKDKVKAALEKRRKSVGDVTRKTDVMDDDDLIERELEDGIELASGNDKSKQERRQSWSKPSNRPEHEDSHQVKYQEFVKDEHHQKKGQTSAPDMNNVEEGELSVLDESGYQSPKSGSRKRKAGSPPTNVMEGKQRHDFEPGVNHDRFT; from the exons ATGGCTGGTGATGGCTCTCATCATGGAACTTATGAAGGTGGTTCTAATAGACATTCTCAAGAAAAGCCCGAGGATGGTGGTCGCTGGTACTTTTCCCGGAAGGAAATTGAAGAAAATTCCCCATCTAGGGGTGATGGAGTTGATTTGAAGAAGGAGACTTATCTGCGCAAGTCATACTGTACATTTCTCCAAGATTTAGGGATGAGACTTAAAGT ACCTCAAGTAACAATTGCAACAGCCATAATTTTCTGCCATCGATTCTTCCTTCGTCAATCTCATGCAAAGAATGATAGGAGG ACCATTGCAACAGTGTGTATGTTCCTCGCTGGAAAGGTAGAAGAGACACCTCGCCCCCTTAAAGATGTTATTCTTGTTTCATACGAGATCATTAATAAAAAGGATCCCACAGCAGCACAAAGGATTAAACAAAAG GAAGTATATGAACAACAAAAAGAATTAATTTTACTTGGAGAGAGAGTTGTCCTTGCTACTCTTGGTTTTGATCTCAATGTGCAGCATCCATACAAGCCCCTAGTTGAGGCAATAAAGAAGTTCAAAGTAGCTCAAAATGCCCTTGCTCAAGTTGCATGGAATTTTGTCAATGATGG ACTTCGGACATCTCTGTGCTTGCAATTTAAACCACATCACATTGCTGCGGGTGCAATTTTTCTTGCTGCCAAGTTCCTGAAAGTAAAGCTCCCATCAGATGGTGAGAAGGTTTGGTGGCAGGAGTTTGATGTCACCCCACGCCAATTGGAAG AAGTTAGCAATCAAATGTTGGAACTATATGAACAAAATCGTGTGCCACCTTCTAGTGACGTTGAAGGAAGTGCTGCAAGTGGTGTTACTCATAGGGCCCCTGTCAAAGCTACAACGAGCAATGAAGAGCATTTGACTAACAACAATCATTCTCATGCTGGAAGTACGAGACCTGGTGTCTTGAAGTCTGGGTTATCTAGGCCAGCATCCGAGTTGTCTCAGGCTGACAATCATGGTGGACCCCCTAGAACGACTGAGAGTCGGAGTAATGACTATGGTAACACAGAAATGAAGAGTGGTTTGGATCACAAAGTTGACAGTGAATTCAGAGATAATCATCATTCTGAATCTAAGCATTTGCCACACCAGGAGAAGGTGGGTGAAGGTCAAACTATATCAAGGCTTGGGGCAGAAGGAGCTGGTGAAGAAGACCAACAAAATAATGTTGGAAGAAGTGAAACAAGAGAAGCTAGAGAATTGAAGGACAAGCATCATGGCAGAAATCCAGAAAATAGACAAAGCACACTTGGCCGGTCACCGCAAGAAGCCTTAAAGATTGACAAAGATAAAGTAAAGGCAGCACTGGAAAAACGGAGGAAGTCAGTTGGTGATGTAACTCGAAAAACAGATGTGATGGATGATGATGATCTCATTGAGAGGGAATTGGAAGATGGCATTGAACTGGCTTCTGGAAATGACAAAAGTAAGCAAGAACGGAGACAAAGTTGGTCTAAGCCCTCAAATAGGCCAGAACACGAGGACTCGCATCAGGTAAAATATCAAGAGTTTGTGAAAGATGAGCATCATCAGAAAAAGGGGCAGACATCAGCTCCGGATATGAACAACGTGGAAGAAGGCGAGCTATCAGTACTGGACGAATCTGGTTATCAGTCGCCTAAGTCTGGCAGCCGCAAGAGAAAAGCAGGAAGCCCACCAACAAATGTAATGGAGGGGAAGCAGCGGCATGATTTTGAGCCTGGGGTAAACCATGATCGGTTTACTTGA